The following is a genomic window from Candidatus Vondammii sp. HM_W22.
CAGTGAGTGGATTCCAACTATCGCTGATGTGATGGCCAAGGAAGACGATCTGGAGCTGACCGATGAGCATTGGGATATCATCACCTTCCTGCGTGAGTACTATGAAGAGTATCAGATTGCTCCTGCCGTACGCGTTCTGACCAAAGCTGTCGGCAAGAAACTGGGCAAAGAGAAAGGTAACAGCAAGTACCTGTACGCGCTGTTTCCCTATGGTCCTGGCAAGCAGGCTTGCCGTTTTGCCGGGTTGCCTAAGCCTACTGGTTGTATCTAAGCCGATCTGAATCACCCGGGAGGAGAATTTTCCTCCTCCCGGGTGTTTTAAACCTTTGAGGATTGCAGGGACATGTCAACTGCTTACGCATTGCTGTTTATCGTGTCGGCCATAGTACTTGTACTGGGCGTGGCGAGGAAAATGATTCAGTACGCGAGGATACCTGCTCCATTAAAAATTCCTACCACACCGGCGCCGGTTACCCGCTCCGGAGTGGTTCTTCGCATGTTCCGTGAAGTGGTGTTCTTCGAGAGCCTTTTCAAGGGAACCAAATGGACCTGGATCTTCTCCTGGATGTTCCATATGGGATTGCTCCTGGTTCTGCTGCGCCATATGCGCTATTTCATGGATCCTGTCTGGCTCCCTATAGAATTGATTCAGCCTTTCGGCGTTTATGCCGGATTTGCCATGGTGGCAGGCTTGGGCGGACTGTTCTTGCGACGCATCTTTGTTGATCGGGTGCGCTATATCTCTGCCCCATCAGACTACCTTTGGTTGATCTTGCTTGGTTTTATCGGTTTTAGTGGCTTGATGATGAAGTTCGTCGCCCATACCGATATTGTGATGGTCAAGCAGTATTTTACTGGTCTCCTCTCTTTCAGTATTGGAGCACTGCCAGTTGATTTCCCACTTATCGTACACCTGGTGCTGGTTGCGATTCTTATGCTTCTTTTCCCTTTCAGCAAACTGCTTCATGCGCCGGGCATATTCTTTAGCCCGAGTCGTAATCAGGTGGATAACCCACGTGAGAAGCGGCATATCGCCCCTTGGGCGAAGGCGCTGGAAGAGAAAGAACAAGGTTAACCTGGGCCGCGAAGAGGGCATTACATGGCTAAGGCAAAATTCGAAACCCCGGAACTCCATGAATATGTGGATGTACCGGAAGTCGTTGAAGGCACAATGGCAGGGCTTAAGGCATTTATTGCCAAGCCTGATCACAATACCGATTTGGGTTTTCCCGCTGAGCTGGTAGATGATTGGCACGCCAAAACACTGGAAAAGCTGGACGATCTGCGCTCACGTTATCGGTCACTCCAGGTCTATCTTGATATCTGCGTCAAGTGTGGTGCCTGCACTGATAAGTGCCACTACTTTCTTGGTACCAAAGACCCGAAAAACATGCCGGTGGGCCGTCAGGATCTGCTGCGCAAGGTCTATCGCCGCTACTTCACCTTTGCGGGTAAATATTTCCCGAAACTGGTGGGTGCAACGGATCTGACCCGGGAGACCCTGGATGAGTGGTACAGCTACTACCATCAATGCTCCCAGTGCCGCCGTTGTTCAGTCTTCTGTCCCTTCGGTATCGATACCGCAGAGATCTCCATGGCTGCACGCGAGATTCTTGACAGCATCGGATACGGCCAGAAGTACTGTAATGAAATCATCGCCAAGGTGCATAAGATAGGCAACAATCTTGGATTACCCGGACCGGCCATTGAAAATACTCTGGAGGGGCTGGAAGAGGATATTGAGGAAGAGACCGGGATTGTCGTCAAACTCCCGTTGGATGTGAAGGGTGCCGATATTCTTCTGGTAACGCCTTCTGCCGACTTCTTTGCCGAACCCCACGTGGACGGTCTCATCGGCTACGCAAAAGTATTCCATGAGTCCGGTATTAGCTGGACCATGAGTACCACCGCTTCAGAAGCGGGTAATTTCGGCATGTTCATCGGTAGCTACGAGAATATGCGCCGGGTTTCCATGCGAATCCGCCAGGCGGCGCTGGAGCTGGGTGTCAAGCGTATCGTCTTCGGTGAGTGCGGCCATGCATGGCGCATTGCCTACTCCTTCCTGAATACTCTGGCTGGTCCTTTTGAATTTCTGGATCCGGATTATCCGGTACCCCAGCATATCTGCGAGTTCACCCATGATCTGATTGAGCGGGGAAAACTGAATCTGGACAAGTCTCGCAATGATCACATGACGCTCACCTACCACGACTCTTGTAACGTAGCCCGGGCCAGTCGTATGGGAGACAAGCCCGGTGGTCAGTTTGAGATACCCCGCGCGATTATCAAGGCAGTCTGCAACAACTTTGTGGATATGAAGCATGACACTATCGAAGAACGCACATACTGCTGTGGTGGTGGTGGTGGTCTGCTCACAGATGATCTGATGGAGATCCGAGTCAAGGGTGCCATGCCCCGCATGACGGAACTGAAAAACGTTATTGAGCAGGAAGGGGTCACCCACATGGCGGCGATCTGCGCTATCTGCAAGAGTCAGTTTACTAAGGTTTTGCCCTATTTCGGCATGGATATGGACCAGATAGTCTGTGTTCACCAGTTATTAAGTAATGCCATCATTCTGACCGGACAGAAAATGGACGGGGATGATGAAGAGGGTGCCGAAGAAGAAGCGTGACGGAGCGGCTTGAGTGAAATCGTGCCGTTGACTGCAGTAGTGGGTCGACGGAGTTTTAAGAATTTTATATTTAGGCTTAATGGAGACTAGAGTATGGCGACTCCTACTGATGAGATGAAAAGTACCTTAAACTACCGTCGATACGATGAAGGCGACGGCCAGTGGGATGACTTCAGCGAATTAATTTTCGTTCAGGACACCTCTCACAAGTGCCCTACCTACATCCATAAAACACCACCCTGTCAGGGTAGTTGTCCATCGGGTGAAGATATTCGCGGCTATCTGGCAATTGCCCGTGGCCAGGAGAAACCGCCAGAGGGTGTGGCGTGGGAAGAGTACGCTTTCCAGCGTTCAACCGATGCAAACCCTTTCCCCTCGATGATGGGTCGCGTTTGTCCGGCACCTTGCCAGGATGGTTGTAACCGCAACGATGTGGAAGATTTCGTTGGTATCAACTCAGTGGAGCAGTACATTGGCGACACCGCACTGGCCAATGGCTACAAATTCGAGGCTGAGGCAGATACTGGCAAGAAGGTCGCCATTGTCGGTGGTGGTCCTGCCGGTATGGCAGCCGCTTATCAGCTGCGTCGCATGGGCCATGCTGCTACGGTTTTTGAAAAAGACCCTCACCTGGGCGGCATGATGCGCTACGGCATCCCCAACTATCGTATACCACGCGACAAACTGGCGGCAGAAATGCAGCGCATTGTTGACATGGGTGTTGAGGTTTGCACCGGTGTTCGCGTCGGCCAAGATGTTCCTGTTGCCGATCTGGAAAAAGAGTACGATGCGATACTCTGGGCTCTGGGTTGTCAGAACGGACGTGGGCTTCCCATCGATGGTTGGGAAGGCACTTCAAACTGTATCTCCGGTGTCGCCTTTCTTAAAGCCTTCAATGAAGGCCGGATGAAGGTGACCGGTAAAAAGATCATCTGTATCGGCGGTGGTGATACCTCTATCGATGTGATCTCCGTTACCCGGCGCCTTGGTTATAATGCTGCTGCCGGCAATCCTGAAGATGTTGTTGCCGACTTTAGCATCAACCACGATCAGGCGCTGGCGGATGCTGCTGAGCCAGCCGAGGCAACACTGACCTCACTGTTCACCAAAGACAAGATGTTTGCTGCAGAACATGAGATCCATGATGCTCTGCACGAAGGTTGTGTCATCCTCGATGGTGTGATGCCGCTGGAAGTTATCCTTGGTGAAGATGGCCGTGCAACCGGCCTGAAAGTGTGTGATTGTACCATGGACGGAATGAAGCCGATTCCGACCGAAGGCACTGAGCGTGTTCTTGAGGTGGATCTGATTGTGTCTGCGATTGGCCAGGGTGGTGATATGGAAGGCCTGGAAGATATGGCCAATGATCGTAACCTGATCGATGCTGACAAATTCTATCAGGTACCCAGCAAGCCGGGCCATTTCGTCGCTGGCGATATTATCCGCCCACACCTGTTGACCACGGCAATCGGCCAGGCCTCTGTCGCGGTCGAGAGCATCGATCACTATATGAAGAGCGAAGAGCAGGCGAAACGGCCTAAAGTTGATGTTCATCACTTTGACCTGATGAATAAGCTGCACGAAGCTGGGCTGGACCCAGAGCAGTTTGATTCTCATGATGGCGATCTTCGTGGTACTGCAAGCGCCAATTTTGCGGTGCACAATTTTGAAGATCGTTCAGCACAGGAGGTGGTTGGTTCCAGTGATCTGTTCCTTGGGCACTTCAGCTTCACTCCCCGGGTACTGCGGGGTGAAGATGTTCCCAGCGCAGATGATGTGCTCGGTCACTTCAATGAGCGTCTTATTTTGCTGAGCGAAGAGCAGGTGCAGGCTGAAGCCAAGCGTTGCATGAGTTGCGGCATGTGCTTTGAGTGTGACAACTGCGTTATTTTCTGCCCCCAGGATGCGGTGTTCAGGGTGAGAAAAGATGAGTCTACGACTGGCCGTTATGTCAATACGGATTACAACAAATGTATCGGTTGCCATATCTGTAGCGACGTCTGCCCAACGGGTTATATTCAGATGGGTCTTGGTGAATAGGAGCTGTAATGCGTAGTTCTACTGGCATCAAGCGGTTGTTCGCCGGGCTGTTCGTGGGGATGCTGTTCGCAGCGCTCTCCACGGGTGCTCAGAGCGATTCAGCGGTTACCAAGGGTTCCAAGGCTGCTGGCCTGGATGCCTGTGTGGCGCCGACAGCAGAGATGCGTCGTAACCACATGGACTTTCTCAAGCATCAACGTGTTGAGACGGTACGAAAGGGTATCCGGGGTTCCAGGAATAGTCTTGCCGAATGCGTGGATTGTCATGCAGAGAAGGATGGCAGTGGTGGCTATCAGAAGATCAATGCGGAGGGGCAGTTCTGTGACTCCTGCCACAGCTACGTAGCGGTTAGTCTGGCCTGCTTCCAGTGCCATCGGAAGACGCCGGAAGAGAAGAGCTATTCACTGTTTCCCCTGGGCGATAGAATTGGACTGAACGGCTCTGTTCTGGGTCTGTTGCAGGGCGCAGATGGAATACCTGCACTGACAGCAGAAGAGTTGGCACATTTTCACGCAACGGCTCTGGGGGACTGATCATGACAAAACAGAGTGACCAGCCTGATATGAAACGACGCGGGTTTATCGGTAAAACAGTAATGGCCGTGGGCGCTGTAACAGTAGCCCCTGGTGTATTGCTGGCGGTTACCAAACAGGGTGCTGACGAAGTCTCCAATGATGTGCGCTGGGGTATGCTGGTAGACAGTAACAAGTGCACGGATGGCTGTACTGCCTGTGTCGATGCCTGCAATAAAGAGAACGGTATCGATCTGATTGGGCGGCCCGAAGGGCAATCCGATGATAAGTGGAATGCCCAGCGTCCCCAGTGGATCCGTAAGGTAAAACTGAAAGACAAGCAGACTGGTGAAATAACCAATCTGCCGATGATGTGTCAGCATTGCGAGCATCCGCCCTGCGTTGATGTCTGTCCCACAGGTGCATCGTTCAAACGTGCCGACGGTATCGTTATGGTCGACCGTCATACCTGCATCGGCTGCCGCTACTGCATGATGGCTTGCCCTTATAAGGCACGTTCTTTCATTCACCAGAATATTGCTGAGCAACTGGTATCTGCACCTCGTGGCAAAGGTTGCGTGGAGTCCTGTAATTTCTGTGCAACCCGACTGGATAGAGGAAAAGAGACCACTGCCTGTCAGGATGCCTGTGAAAAAGATGGACACCAAGCCATTATTTTCGGTGATCTTAGAGACCCGGACAGCCCGGTTGCCAAGGCGCTTAAAGAGAAGAGCAGCCGACAGATTCGTGCTGATCTTGAATTGAATACTGGCGTTCGCTATACCAACGTCTGATTGGTAAGGAGTGACTTAGATGAAAAAATTGCACTATCGTGAGCTTTGGTGCAGTTCACCCAGGTTCTGGGGCGGTTTAGCCTTCCTCGGTTTCATTATTTTGCTGGCTCTGGGTGCCACCTACTATATGGAGCACCATGGTCACTATGTGACCGGTATGAGCAACCAGATTGTTTGGGGGTTGCCTCATGTATTCGCCATTTTCCTGATCGTGGCTGCATCCGGGGCACTCAATGTTGCCTCTATCGGCTCCGTCTTTGGCGGTCCCATGTATAAGCCACTGGGGCGTTTCTCCGGCCTGCTGGCCATTGGACTCCTCGCTGGCGGTCTGGTGGTTCTGTTGCTTGACCTGGGACGGCCCGATCGATTGATCGTGGCAATGACCTACTATAATTTCAAATCGATTTTTGCCTGGAATATCATCCTCTATAGCGGGTTCTTCGCCATCGTAGGTGTTTATATCTGGACCATGATCGATCGTAAGGTCCAGCAGCATAAGACCACCGTGGGTTATAC
Proteins encoded in this region:
- a CDS encoding respiratory nitrate reductase subunit gamma, with amino-acid sequence MSTAYALLFIVSAIVLVLGVARKMIQYARIPAPLKIPTTPAPVTRSGVVLRMFREVVFFESLFKGTKWTWIFSWMFHMGLLLVLLRHMRYFMDPVWLPIELIQPFGVYAGFAMVAGLGGLFLRRIFVDRVRYISAPSDYLWLILLGFIGFSGLMMKFVAHTDIVMVKQYFTGLLSFSIGALPVDFPLIVHLVLVAILMLLFPFSKLLHAPGIFFSPSRNQVDNPREKRHIAPWAKALEEKEQG
- a CDS encoding NAD(P)-binding protein, producing the protein MATPTDEMKSTLNYRRYDEGDGQWDDFSELIFVQDTSHKCPTYIHKTPPCQGSCPSGEDIRGYLAIARGQEKPPEGVAWEEYAFQRSTDANPFPSMMGRVCPAPCQDGCNRNDVEDFVGINSVEQYIGDTALANGYKFEAEADTGKKVAIVGGGPAGMAAAYQLRRMGHAATVFEKDPHLGGMMRYGIPNYRIPRDKLAAEMQRIVDMGVEVCTGVRVGQDVPVADLEKEYDAILWALGCQNGRGLPIDGWEGTSNCISGVAFLKAFNEGRMKVTGKKIICIGGGDTSIDVISVTRRLGYNAAAGNPEDVVADFSINHDQALADAAEPAEATLTSLFTKDKMFAAEHEIHDALHEGCVILDGVMPLEVILGEDGRATGLKVCDCTMDGMKPIPTEGTERVLEVDLIVSAIGQGGDMEGLEDMANDRNLIDADKFYQVPSKPGHFVAGDIIRPHLLTTAIGQASVAVESIDHYMKSEEQAKRPKVDVHHFDLMNKLHEAGLDPEQFDSHDGDLRGTASANFAVHNFEDRSAQEVVGSSDLFLGHFSFTPRVLRGEDVPSADDVLGHFNERLILLSEEQVQAEAKRCMSCGMCFECDNCVIFCPQDAVFRVRKDESTTGRYVNTDYNKCIGCHICSDVCPTGYIQMGLGE
- the dsrO gene encoding sulfate reduction electron transfer complex DsrMKJOP subunit DsrO, which codes for MTKQSDQPDMKRRGFIGKTVMAVGAVTVAPGVLLAVTKQGADEVSNDVRWGMLVDSNKCTDGCTACVDACNKENGIDLIGRPEGQSDDKWNAQRPQWIRKVKLKDKQTGEITNLPMMCQHCEHPPCVDVCPTGASFKRADGIVMVDRHTCIGCRYCMMACPYKARSFIHQNIAEQLVSAPRGKGCVESCNFCATRLDRGKETTACQDACEKDGHQAIIFGDLRDPDSPVAKALKEKSSRQIRADLELNTGVRYTNV
- a CDS encoding TusE/DsrC/DsvC family sulfur relay protein; the encoded protein is MSIEADGKTFETDEEGYLVNLSEWIPTIADVMAKEDDLELTDEHWDIITFLREYYEEYQIAPAVRVLTKAVGKKLGKEKGNSKYLYALFPYGPGKQACRFAGLPKPTGCI
- the dsrK gene encoding sulfate reduction electron transfer complex DsrMKJOP subunit DsrK → MAKAKFETPELHEYVDVPEVVEGTMAGLKAFIAKPDHNTDLGFPAELVDDWHAKTLEKLDDLRSRYRSLQVYLDICVKCGACTDKCHYFLGTKDPKNMPVGRQDLLRKVYRRYFTFAGKYFPKLVGATDLTRETLDEWYSYYHQCSQCRRCSVFCPFGIDTAEISMAAREILDSIGYGQKYCNEIIAKVHKIGNNLGLPGPAIENTLEGLEEDIEEETGIVVKLPLDVKGADILLVTPSADFFAEPHVDGLIGYAKVFHESGISWTMSTTASEAGNFGMFIGSYENMRRVSMRIRQAALELGVKRIVFGECGHAWRIAYSFLNTLAGPFEFLDPDYPVPQHICEFTHDLIERGKLNLDKSRNDHMTLTYHDSCNVARASRMGDKPGGQFEIPRAIIKAVCNNFVDMKHDTIEERTYCCGGGGGLLTDDLMEIRVKGAMPRMTELKNVIEQEGVTHMAAICAICKSQFTKVLPYFGMDMDQIVCVHQLLSNAIILTGQKMDGDDEEGAEEEA
- a CDS encoding sulfur reduction protein DsrJ — protein: MRSSTGIKRLFAGLFVGMLFAALSTGAQSDSAVTKGSKAAGLDACVAPTAEMRRNHMDFLKHQRVETVRKGIRGSRNSLAECVDCHAEKDGSGGYQKINAEGQFCDSCHSYVAVSLACFQCHRKTPEEKSYSLFPLGDRIGLNGSVLGLLQGADGIPALTAEELAHFHATALGD